A region from the Corallococcus silvisoli genome encodes:
- a CDS encoding glutathione S-transferase family protein, whose translation MKLYFNPRSRAVIAKWMLDEAGVEYEIIPIDLRKHEHKTPEFLKVNPAGKLPALVDGDTRVFENAALCLYVADRYPQARLAPAIDAPERGRYLSLMVYSTSQLEPSAADHMTKTATLPQRGWTEYPLALDAMERELGNGPYLFGDWFTAADVMIGSIFIYQRMLGARTDRPVLDAYVDRLMARPKGMKLG comes from the coding sequence ATGAAGCTCTATTTCAATCCGCGGAGCCGGGCGGTGATCGCCAAGTGGATGCTCGATGAGGCGGGGGTCGAGTACGAAATCATCCCCATCGACCTGCGGAAGCACGAGCACAAGACGCCGGAGTTCCTGAAGGTCAACCCCGCCGGAAAGCTGCCCGCGCTGGTGGACGGAGACACCCGCGTCTTCGAGAACGCGGCCCTCTGTCTCTACGTGGCGGACCGCTATCCCCAGGCCCGGCTCGCGCCGGCAATCGATGCGCCGGAGCGCGGGCGATACCTGTCGCTGATGGTGTACTCGACGTCGCAGCTGGAGCCGTCGGCGGCCGACCACATGACGAAGACCGCGACGCTCCCGCAGCGCGGCTGGACGGAGTACCCGCTGGCGCTGGACGCGATGGAGCGCGAGCTGGGCAACGGGCCCTATCTCTTCGGCGACTGGTTCACCGCCGCGGACGTGATGATTGGCTCCATCTTCATCTACCAGCGCATGCTGGGGGCCCGGACGGACCGGCCCGTACTGGATGCCTACGTGGACCGGCTGATGGCCCGTCCCAAGGGCATGAAGCTGGGCTGA
- a CDS encoding tetratricopeptide repeat protein, with product MDNTSRGDKVKELAAGLFSVLHGLSPRAPRPSIQEALSATLDTVPIARTLATYRELKATKPDAYDFSEGQLNSLGYKLLRSGRMTDAIEVFKLNVEMFPAEGNVYDSLGEAYLAHGDKDLARVSYRKALELTPTNAGAASVLKQLEPQSGAPASKATP from the coding sequence TTGGACAACACGTCGCGCGGGGACAAGGTGAAGGAGCTGGCGGCCGGGCTGTTCAGCGTCCTCCACGGCCTCTCGCCCCGGGCGCCCCGTCCGAGCATCCAGGAGGCCCTGAGCGCGACGCTGGACACCGTGCCCATCGCGCGGACCCTCGCGACGTACCGCGAGCTGAAGGCCACGAAGCCGGACGCGTATGACTTCTCCGAAGGGCAGCTCAACAGCCTGGGGTACAAGCTGCTGCGCTCCGGGCGCATGACGGACGCCATCGAGGTGTTCAAGCTCAACGTGGAGATGTTCCCCGCCGAGGGCAACGTCTACGACAGCCTGGGGGAGGCCTACCTCGCCCACGGCGACAAGGACCTGGCGCGGGTGAGCTACCGCAAGGCCCTGGAGCTGACCCCCACCAACGCGGGCGCGGCGTCCGTCCTCAAACAGCTGGAGCCCCAGTCAGGGGCCCCCGCGTCGAAGGCCACGCCCTAG